The genomic window TTGTGAAACATATTTCTTTCTTGGCAGTTGAGAAGGCCAAGTTTTATTACATTGCTGGATTCTTCCTCACGGTATCACCAGAATCCATTCAGTTGGTACGTGAACATGCTGCTGCAAACAACAAGGTATGAATACATGATCCTTTATGAGAGCCAGGCACAGTGATTTGTTTCTCCTACCAGTGTTGTCTTTGGCATGAACAGTCCTGATATGCTCACATATTTGACAGGTGTTCACGATGAACCTTTCTGCTCCATTCATCTGTGAATTCTTCAAAGATGTTCAGGAGAAGTGCCTGCCGTAAGCACATCCTAATCTCTCGATCCATTTATTCCATCTTATAATTGCCTAAACTAATCACTGGCGATATACTGAAAAGCAAGACGCTGCATCTAATGTCTTGCTTGGACCAGGTACATGGACTATATTTTTGGCAATGAGACCGAGGCAAGAACCTTCTCCAGGGTTCACGGCTGGGAGGTAACTGTCGAAATTTCACCCTGTATTGTTTGAAGAAAGACAGTTTATTAATCTGTTTGGTTATATTTTATACAGACTGATGATGTTGAGCAAATAGCCATCAAGATGTCCCAGTTACCCAAAGCCTCTGGAACATACAAGAGGACTACTGTGATTACACAAGGCGCAGATCCTGTGGTTGTCGCTGAGGATGGAAAAGTGAAGAAGTACCCAGTCATCCCTCTCCCCAAAGAGAAGCTTGTTGACACCAACGGTGCAGGTATTTGTTAAGAACTCAGGCCTCACTAACTGCACTCTAACTAAGTCACAGCAGCTCGAATTTGCTACATTCCGTCCTAGATTAGATACAGCTTAACTTATAGCTAAGAGTTAAAAGcttattattgtttgatgATATCAACCACTCATCTAATTATAGCATAAAAACTCTTATCCAAATCCAGGTTTACCAAACCGTTTGCTTTGTTATATTGTAATAAGAAGATTATCATACATTTTGTATCAGTCTCAAGTAAACTAATTCCGGTGGTTTAACCCTCTTGGTTCTCTGTGTTCATAGGTGATGCATTTGTGGGAGGGTTTCTGTCCCAGCTGGTGCACGGAAAGGGGATTGAAGAGTGTGTGAGGGCAGGATGCTACGCGTCAAACGTAGTGATCCAGAGGTCTGGTTGCACTTACCCTGAGAAACCAGACTTCAACTAAATCTAGAAGTCGCACAAATCATCCTTTTAGTTTTATCTCTGAATGAGATTTTGGTGATTATTATTATACGACCCAAATAAACTCtatgttgttttcttgtatcACCTTTTGAGGCTTTAAGCTATTATTGAGTGTGTGTTTTGGCTTGGTTTTATTGTACCTTTTTatgattaataaatattattactaTACTAGGCCGAGTATGATATTCCAAATGTCAAAATGTTCATAACTTGTTATATCTTCATGGATGTAATTATcctctatttttgtttgaacttgCTTCATTTCATGAAATAATTGAATGATCATTATTCCCTATAATGTACATTACTGTTATATTAACTAGTTTCTCTGTTCGAATTCTATTTGGTTCGGTTCAACGAAACAACATTGGACATTCCTATGCAAAGAAAATTTGCAGAATCTTTTGTGTCGGCACATGTATAGAACAATTTCTATTGAATCATGGAAATGACAAGTATAATGTCTCGTTTTGGATGTATTTGATAATGTAAAGTAGGACCAGTATGACTCGTAAAAGACTTTTGACTTTGGACGATATCAACAACTTTGACTTTTACTTCACTTGTACAGTTCTACTTTCTTATCTTCTACGTATACTAATCAAACGAATTTGTGCATAAATTGGCATGGGAAAGGCCACGAGTCAAATATGATTTGATCCATTTTAGTTTTAACATCTATTGGTACGTACGTGAAGTTACGAGATTTGAGTGAAGGCGAATAATATCAATACGAAAAGTACAAAACCGGGATCAAACCGCAAATTGTAACACAGCAAGCGTAAGCAACACGACAAAGTGGTATGGATTAGTTTAACATAATCGTATAAATAGGTTAAGTTACCAAGGTTTAAGGTATCTCAACAAGTGGTACAAATTACCAAACAAGATTTTAAGAAACATATAGATCAATCGGGATTCGGAAACCAATACCGAGGATTTCtttaattcattattttttgtgtgaaaatgCTAAACTTTGTCGTTAAATTTA from Arabidopsis thaliana chromosome 3, partial sequence includes these protein-coding regions:
- the ADK1 gene encoding adenosine kinase 1 (adenosine kinase 1 (ADK1); FUNCTIONS IN: adenosine kinase activity, copper ion binding; INVOLVED IN: response to cadmium ion, response to trehalose-6-phosphate stimulus, adenosine salvage; LOCATED IN: cytosol, apoplast, plasma membrane, chloroplast, membrane; EXPRESSED IN: 33 plant structures; EXPRESSED DURING: 17 growth stages; CONTAINS InterPro DOMAIN/s: Carbohydrate/purine kinase (InterPro:IPR011611), Carbohydrate/puine kinase, PfkB, conserved site (InterPro:IPR002173), Adenosine kinase (InterPro:IPR001805); BEST Arabidopsis thaliana protein match is: adenosine kinase 2 (TAIR:AT5G03300.1); Has 9226 Blast hits to 9220 proteins in 1884 species: Archae - 142; Bacteria - 5715; Metazoa - 365; Fungi - 203; Plants - 345; Viruses - 0; Other Eukaryotes - 2456 (source: NCBI BLink).), whose translation is MASSDFDGILLGMGNPLLDVSAVVDQQFLDKYDIKLNNAILAEDKHLPMYDEMSQKFNVEYIAGGATQNSIKVAQWMLQVPGATSYMGSIGKDKYGEAMKKDATAAGVYVHYYEDEATPTGTCGVCVLGGERSLIANLSAANCYKVEHLKKPENWALVEKAKFYYIAGFFLTVSPESIQLVREHAAANNKVFTMNLSAPFICEFFKDVQEKCLPYMDYIFGNETEARTFSRVHGWETDDVEQIAIKMSQLPKASGTYKRTTVITQGADPVVVAEDGKVKKYPVIPLPKEKLVDTNGAGDAFVGGFLSQLVHGKGIEECVRAGCYASNVVIQRSGCTYPEKPDFN
- the ADK1 gene encoding adenosine kinase 1 (adenosine kinase 1 (ADK1); FUNCTIONS IN: adenosine kinase activity, copper ion binding; INVOLVED IN: response to cadmium ion, response to trehalose-6-phosphate stimulus, adenosine salvage; LOCATED IN: cytosol, apoplast, plasma membrane, membrane; EXPRESSED IN: 33 plant structures; EXPRESSED DURING: 17 growth stages; CONTAINS InterPro DOMAIN/s: Carbohydrate/purine kinase (InterPro:IPR011611), Carbohydrate/puine kinase, PfkB, conserved site (InterPro:IPR002173), Adenosine kinase (InterPro:IPR001805); BEST Arabidopsis thaliana protein match is: adenosine kinase 2 (TAIR:AT5G03300.1); Has 35333 Blast hits to 34131 proteins in 2444 species: Archae - 798; Bacteria - 22429; Metazoa - 974; Fungi - 991; Plants - 531; Viruses - 0; Other Eukaryotes - 9610 (source: NCBI BLink).), giving the protein MIIGMFRYDEMSQKFNVEYIAGGATQNSIKVAQWMLQVPGATSYMGSIGKDKYGEAMKKDATAAGVYVHYYEDEATPTGTCGVCVLGGERSLIANLSAANCYKVEHLKKPENWALVEKAKFYYIAGFFLTVSPESIQLVREHAAANNKVFTMNLSAPFICEFFKDVQEKCLPYMDYIFGNETEARTFSRVHGWETDDVEQIAIKMSQLPKASGTYKRTTVITQGADPVVVAEDGKVKKYPVIPLPKEKLVDTNGAGDAFVGGFLSQLVHGKGIEECVRAGCYASNVVIQRSGCTYPEKPDFN